The genomic region GGCTCCAGTCTGGTGCCGCCCACCGAGAGGATGGCGCCCTCCGGCGGGTTGATGATGGCCGTGAACTGCTCCACCCCGTACATGCCGAGGTTGCTGATGGTGAACGTGCCTCCGCTCATCTGCGCCGGCGTCAGCTTGCGGTTCTGAGCGAGCGAGACGAGCTGCTTCGCCTCCGCGGCCAGGCTGCCGACCGACTTCGTGTCGACGTCGTCGATCACCGGAACCACGAGACCGTGCTCGGAGGCGACGGCGATGCCGATGTTGATGCGGTGGTGCACCTGGATGGCCGTGGCGTCGTCGCCCGGGTAGCTCGCGTTGACCGACGGGTGCTCGCGCAACGCGAGCGCCGCGGCTCGCACGAGCAGGTCGTTGACACTGACCTTCTGGCGGCCGGCCGCCACGAGCCGCTCGTTGAGCGTGGCCCGCATGGTGAGCAGCTCCTCGGCGTCCGCCGCGGCGGTCACGGCGAAGTGCGGAATCGTGCGGGCGCTCTCGGCGAGGCGACGCGCGATCACGCGACGCACCGAGTCCATCGGCACCTGCTCGGTGCCGCGGCGCTCGTCGAGCGACGTGGATGCCGCGGGCTGCGCGGTGGTGGGGGCCTGTGCCGCAGACGGCGTCGGTGCCGGTGCGGATGCCGCGGGTGCGGCGGCCGGAGCCGATGCGGGCAGCGCGGTGCGGGCATCCGCAGTCCCGATCAGGCCCTCGACGTCGGCGCGGATGATGCGTCCGCCGGGACCCGTGCCCGTCACCGCGCTGAGGTCGATGCCGTTCTCGCGTGCGATGGTGCGCACCACGGGCGAGGCTAGCAGGCGTTCACGGGAGCTCGCACCGGCCGCGGGCGTCGGGACGGCCTCGGTGAACGGCACGCCGCCGGCGGATGCCGCAGCGGGCGCCTGCGTGGGTGTCTCCGCGTTCACCGGTTTCACGGCCTCGGCCGCAGCGTCTTCCGGGCTGCCGCTCGCGTGTGCTGCTCCAGCCGGTGCCCCGGCGCCGTCGCCCGATCCGCCCGGCACGCCGTCGAGCTCGGCGATCGGGGTTCCGATCGACACGACCTCGCCCTCCGGAACCAGGATCGCCGTGAGCGTGCCCGACTCGTAGGCCTCGAAGTCCATCGTGGCCTTGTCGGTCTCGATCTCGCACAGCGTCTCGCCCGCCTCGACGTGATCGCCCACCTTCTTGTTCCAGGTGGAGATGGCGCCCTCTTCCATGGTGTCGGACAGGCGCGGCATGGTGATCTGTTTCATGACGATTCCTTGTTCTGCTTCAGTTCTCGTCGAGGGCGGTCAGCGCCGGCGTCCGACGGCGTCGAGGGTCTCGTGCACGGCGTTGACGACGTCGTCGAACGAGGGGAGCGCCGCGGTCTCCAGCGGCTTCGCGTAGGGCAGCGGAACCTCGGCCATGGCCACGCGGCGCACGGGGGCGTCCAGATAGTCGAACGCGCCGTCGGAGATCGACGCGGCGATCTCCGCGCCGATGCCGTAGGTGAGCCAGTCGTCTTCGAGCACGACGGCCGCGTTGGTCTTCTTCACCGACTCGACCACGGTGTCGCGGTCGAGCGGGCGCAGGCTGCGCAGGTCGACCACCTCGATGTCGAGGCCCTCGGTCTCCGCCAGCTTGTCGGCGACCTGCTGGGCGACCAGCGCCATGCGGGAGTACCCGATGAGCGTGAGGTCCTTGCCCTCGCGGGTGACCTTGGCCTTGCCGATCTCGGCGGGCTCGATGTCGTCGGGCACCTCGCCCTTGGTGTTGTACAGGGCGAGGTTCTCGAGGAACAGCACGGGGTCGTCGTCGCGAATGGATGCCATCAGCAGCGCCTTCGCGTCGGCGGGCGTCGACGGCGCCACCACCTTCATGCCGGGCACGAACGCGTAGTAGAGCTCGATGTTCTGCGAGTGGGATGCCCCGAGCTGCTGTCCGCCGCCGCCCGGCGTGCGGATGACCATGGGAACCGGCAGCTGGCCGCCGAACATGCCGTGGATCTTCGCGGCGTGGTTCACGATCTGGTCGAGCGCGAGCAGCGAGAAGTTGATCGTCATGATCTCCACGACGGGGCGCAAGCCGAGCATCGCTGCGCCGATCGCGGCACCCGTGAAACCGAGCTCTTCGATCGGAGTGTCGCGCACCCTGCGAGGACCGAACTCCTTGAGCAGACCGGCGGTGATCTTGTAGGAGCCGTCGAAGATGCCGATCTCCTCGCCCATGAGCATCACGTTCTCGTCGCGCAGCAGCTCCTGCCGCAGCGTGTCGTGCAACGCCTGGCGGTACGTCATCTCGGTCATGCGGTCCTCCCAGAAACCGAAGCGGGAACGGGCAGGGCCGGGAACAACGGGTCGCCGGGATAACGGCGGGAGTCGTTCGCAACCGGCGTGGCGTACGTGTAGTCGAACAACGTCGAGACGTGGGGGTTCGGGCTCGCTGCGGCGAACGCGGCGGCGTCGTCGACGATGGCGACGGCATCCTTGTCGATCTGCGCGAGCGCCTCGTCGTCGAGCACGCCGGCCTTCTTGAGCTTGGCGGCGAACGTGTGAACGGGGTCGTTCTCCTTGAGGAGCTCGACCGCTTCGGGGCTGCGGTACTTGGCGGGGTCGACGACCGAGTGCCCGCGAAGGCGCTCTGTCATCACCTCGAGCAGGTACGGGCGGCCTCCGCGCGCCACCTCGACGGCGTGCTTCGCCGCCGCCGCCGTCGCTTCGGGGTCGAGCCCGTCGACCCGTGCCGACTCGATGCGGTAGGCCGCACCGCGCTTGTACAGGTCGGGCTCTGCCGAGGAGTGCGCGACATCCGTGCCCATGCCGAGGCCGTTGTTGATGACGACGTAGACGATGGGCAGATCCCAGAGGCCGGCGAGGTTGAGCGACTCGTGGAAAGCACCGGTGGCGACGGTGCCGTCACCCATGGTGCACATCACGATCTCGGAGCGCTCCTTGTACTGCAGGGCGAGAGCGGCTCCGGTCGCGATGGGCAGCTGTCCGCCGACGATCCCGTATCCGCCGAGCAGGCGGTGCGTGACGTCGAACATGTGCATCGATCCGCCCCAGCCCTTGGAGACGCCGTCGACGCGGCCGTAGAGCTCGGCCATCACGCGGCGCGGCTCGATGCCGCGCTCGAGCGCGTAGCCGTGCTCACGATAGTTCGTGAACAGATAGTCGCCTGGGTCGAGCTCGCCGAGCAGGCCGACGATCGCGGCCTCTTCGCCGAGGTTCAAGTGGCAGTAGCCGCCGATCAGGGCCTCGGTGTAAGCGCGCTGCGCCCGCTCCTCGAACCGGCGGATGAGCATCATCTGGGTGTAGTACGCCGTCAGTCGCTGCTTCTCCGCCTCGTCCATCTTCGGACGACGGGGTGAGCGGGACTGGGTGGCGCGCGTCGTTCGTGCGGACGCCGTGCGTGTCCGCGCCGATTCGGCCATGTTTCGTTCTCCTCCTGGCGCCTCATGAACGCCTGCGGCAAATGATACCGGTGAGTATCATTACATGAGTAATCATACGCCGAGCCGCGGCAGGTTGCGCGGTCGGCATCGGCGGCGAGGTGGCCGGCGCGATCCCGTGCGCGGCCGTTCTGAGCCGGCCGCTTCCGGAGGTGGCCATGACGACCAATGAGGAACCGCGCCGCGGTCGACCGACGGCTGAGCAGCGGGAGGAACGGCGCGAGCGCATGTTGCGCCGTTCGCTCGACGTGTTCCTCGAGCGCGGCTATCAGGGGTCGAGCCTCGACGTGCTGGCCAGGGCATCCGGGGTCACCAAGCGCACGATCTACACCGATTACGGCGACAAGGAAGGACTCTTCGCCGCCATGGTGGAGAGCCTGGCCGGTGGGATCAGCCACGGTCCGGACACGGCGGGCGACACCCTGCACTCGCTGTCGGTGCGCATCGTCCACCGCATCCACTCCGACGAACTCGTCGGGCTGCACCGGCTGGTGATCGCGGAGTCGCCGCGGTTCCCCGAACTGGCGCGTGCCTTCTACGAGCGCACGGATGCCCGCCACATCTCCGCCCTGCGTGCCCACCTGAAGAACGAGCACGGCGCCGACGCCGCAGC from Humibacter ginsenosidimutans harbors:
- a CDS encoding dihydrolipoamide acetyltransferase family protein, with translation MKQITMPRLSDTMEEGAISTWNKKVGDHVEAGETLCEIETDKATMDFEAYESGTLTAILVPEGEVVSIGTPIAELDGVPGGSGDGAGAPAGAAHASGSPEDAAAEAVKPVNAETPTQAPAAASAGGVPFTEAVPTPAAGASSRERLLASPVVRTIARENGIDLSAVTGTGPGGRIIRADVEGLIGTADARTALPASAPAAAPAASAPAPTPSAAQAPTTAQPAASTSLDERRGTEQVPMDSVRRVIARRLAESARTIPHFAVTAAADAEELLTMRATLNERLVAAGRQKVSVNDLLVRAAALALREHPSVNASYPGDDATAIQVHHRINIGIAVASEHGLVVPVIDDVDTKSVGSLAAEAKQLVSLAQNRKLTPAQMSGGTFTISNLGMYGVEQFTAIINPPEGAILSVGGTRLEPAVVNSEVVPRHIMRYTLNSDHRIIDGALAAQWLQTFTKLIEDPGRSWPRTR
- a CDS encoding alpha-ketoacid dehydrogenase subunit beta, whose product is MTEMTYRQALHDTLRQELLRDENVMLMGEEIGIFDGSYKITAGLLKEFGPRRVRDTPIEELGFTGAAIGAAMLGLRPVVEIMTINFSLLALDQIVNHAAKIHGMFGGQLPVPMVIRTPGGGGQQLGASHSQNIELYYAFVPGMKVVAPSTPADAKALLMASIRDDDPVLFLENLALYNTKGEVPDDIEPAEIGKAKVTREGKDLTLIGYSRMALVAQQVADKLAETEGLDIEVVDLRSLRPLDRDTVVESVKKTNAAVVLEDDWLTYGIGAEIAASISDGAFDYLDAPVRRVAMAEVPLPYAKPLETAALPSFDDVVNAVHETLDAVGRRR
- the pdhA gene encoding pyruvate dehydrogenase (acetyl-transferring) E1 component subunit alpha; this encodes MAESARTRTASARTTRATQSRSPRRPKMDEAEKQRLTAYYTQMMLIRRFEERAQRAYTEALIGGYCHLNLGEEAAIVGLLGELDPGDYLFTNYREHGYALERGIEPRRVMAELYGRVDGVSKGWGGSMHMFDVTHRLLGGYGIVGGQLPIATGAALALQYKERSEIVMCTMGDGTVATGAFHESLNLAGLWDLPIVYVVINNGLGMGTDVAHSSAEPDLYKRGAAYRIESARVDGLDPEATAAAAKHAVEVARGGRPYLLEVMTERLRGHSVVDPAKYRSPEAVELLKENDPVHTFAAKLKKAGVLDDEALAQIDKDAVAIVDDAAAFAAASPNPHVSTLFDYTYATPVANDSRRYPGDPLFPALPVPASVSGRTA
- a CDS encoding TetR/AcrR family transcriptional regulator — protein: MTTNEEPRRGRPTAEQREERRERMLRRSLDVFLERGYQGSSLDVLARASGVTKRTIYTDYGDKEGLFAAMVESLAGGISHGPDTAGDTLHSLSVRIVHRIHSDELVGLHRLVIAESPRFPELARAFYERTDARHISALRAHLKNEHGADAAALASALFSLLLGERHRQRLLGVRGPTSEAEAGRIVREALRQLGLVGESGGGSHTAQ